The following DNA comes from Mycobacterium sp. MS1601.
CCGACGCCGAGTCCGACGAAGTGCGCAACCTGATCATCGGGTGCGCGCTGCGCTGGATGCGCGACTTCCACGCCGATGGCTTGCGCCTGGACGCTGTGCATGCACTGGTGGACACCACCGCCATCCACATTCTCGAAGAGATGTCGGCCGAGACCTCCTCTCTATCAGGAGAACTCGGGCGCGCACTGTCGCTGATCGCCGAAACCGACCGCAACGATCCGCGGTTCATCACGCCGCGTTCCGAGGGCGGGCTGGGCATGACGGCGCAGTGGGATGACGACATCCACCATGCGCTGCACACCGCGGTGTCCGGCGAACAGCAGGGTTACTACCACGATTTCGGCAGCATGGCGACGCTGGCGCACACCCTCACCAAGGGGTACTTCCACGCCGGGACGTATTCGTCCTTCCGGCACCGTCGCCACGGTAAACCGCTGGACACCAGCAAGATTCCCGGTTACCGGCTGCTGGCCTACACGTGCACCCACGACCAGGTGGGCAACCGCGCCATCGGCGACCGACCGTCGGCCTACCTGGACGCCGGCCAACTGGCGGTCAGCGCGGCGCTGGCCCTGCTGACCCCGTTCACCGCCATGCTGTTCATGGGTGAGGAATGGGCGGCGTCCACGCCATTCCAGTTCTTCTCCTCCCATCCCGAGCCCGAGCTGGCCGAAGCCACCCGCAAGGGCCGCAAAGCCGAGTTCGCCTCACACGGATGGGATGCCGACGATGTTCCCGACCCGCAGGACCCGGAGACTTATCAGCGCTCCCGGCTGGACTGGGCCGAAGTGCAGACCGGTGAGCATGCGGCGATGTTGGGCCTGTACCGCGACCTGATCGCGCTGCGCAAACGAGAACCCGATCTGGCCGACTTCTGGTTGGACCACATGGCCGTCGACTACGACGAGGACGCCCGCTGGATCGTGCTGCACCGAGGCGCGCTGGCCATCGCCTGCAATCTGGGCACTGCGCCGGCGACAGTACGGGCTTGCGGTGAGGTGCTGCTGGCCTGGGGAGAGCCCGAGGCAGGTTCCGACGCAACAACATTGGCCGGGCATTCGTTCGCGGTGTTGAAGACCGCTGAGGACAGCTGAATATCGACCGCTGCTAGGTCAGGTACCGGTACGCCGGGGACCCGGGTTCGAGAGCCTCGACGTGGCATTCGGAGGACCTCATGCGTTCGAGCAGCCCCTCCAGACCCGCCGCGGAGCCCAGCTCAACACCCACCAACGCCTCACCGGTCTCGCGGTTGTTGCGCTTGACGTATTCGAACAGGGTGATGTCGTCATTGGGGCCCAGCACCTCGTCCAGAAAGCGGCGCAGGGCGCCGGGTTCCTGCGGGAAGTCCACCAGGAAGTAGTGCTTGAGACCGAGGTGGACCAGCGAGCGTTCCAGCACCTCGCCGTAGCGCGACACGTCGTTGTTGCCGCCGGAGATCAGGCACACCACCACCGAGCCCGGCGTGACGTCGGCCTCGAGCAATCCGGCCACCGACAGCGCGCCCGCGGGCTCGGCGATGATGCCTTCGTTCTGGTACAGATCCAGCATGGCGGTGCAGACCGCGCCTTCGTCGACCGTGGTCAAAGAGACCATGTCTCCGGCCGCCGACAGCGCCGCGAACGGGTTTTTCCCGGCTCGGTTGACCGCCGCACCGTCGACGAACTGGTCGACGTGCTCGAGGGTGACGGGTTCACCGGCCGCCATGGCCGCAACCATGGACGCCGCCCCGGCGGGCTCGATGCCCAGGATTGAGGTGCGGGAGGTCTTCGCGGCCATGTACGTGGTGATGCCGCTGATGCAGCCACCACCGCCGACGGGCACGATCACCAGGTCCGGCTCGCCATCGAGCTGGCTGAGGATCTCGACGGCGATGGTGCCCTGCCCGGCCATGGTGCGTGGATCGTCATAAGGCGGCACCAGGGTGGCGCCGGTGCGGGCCACGTCGGCGCGGGCGGCCTCGGCGGCCATGTCGTAGGTGGCGCCGCCGACGATCAGCTCGATGAACTCGCCGCCGTGGTAGCGGATGCGGTCACGCTTCTGCTTCGGCGTCTTGGCCGGGACATAGACACGGCCGTG
Coding sequences within:
- the treZ gene encoding malto-oligosyltrehalose trehalohydrolase, whose amino-acid sequence is MPEHEFAVWAPKPELVRLDVNGTVHAMSRHDDGWWRTTLEVAPDVRYGFLLDDDPTVLPDPRSPRQPDGVHSRSQLWDASAVQWTDQAWSGRSVEGAVIYELHIGTFTAEGTFDAAIDKLDYLLDLGVDFVELMPVNAFSGTHGWGYDGVLWWAVHEPYGGPDGLTRLINACHGRGLGVLIDAVFNHLGPSGNYLPRYGPYLSSASNPWGEGINIADAESDEVRNLIIGCALRWMRDFHADGLRLDAVHALVDTTAIHILEEMSAETSSLSGELGRALSLIAETDRNDPRFITPRSEGGLGMTAQWDDDIHHALHTAVSGEQQGYYHDFGSMATLAHTLTKGYFHAGTYSSFRHRRHGKPLDTSKIPGYRLLAYTCTHDQVGNRAIGDRPSAYLDAGQLAVSAALALLTPFTAMLFMGEEWAASTPFQFFSSHPEPELAEATRKGRKAEFASHGWDADDVPDPQDPETYQRSRLDWAEVQTGEHAAMLGLYRDLIALRKREPDLADFWLDHMAVDYDEDARWIVLHRGALAIACNLGTAPATVRACGEVLLAWGEPEAGSDATTLAGHSFAVLKTAEDS
- the ilvA gene encoding threonine ammonia-lyase IlvA, producing the protein MSAELSQDPRTVSPLSAADIDAAAQRIMGVVSPSPLQFSDRLSQLTGALVYLKREDLQSVRSYKLRGAYNLLMQLTPEEIAAGVVCSSAGNHAQGFALACRSMGIHGRVYVPAKTPKQKRDRIRYHGGEFIELIVGGATYDMAAEAARADVARTGATLVPPYDDPRTMAGQGTIAVEILSQLDGEPDLVIVPVGGGGCISGITTYMAAKTSRTSILGIEPAGAASMVAAMAAGEPVTLEHVDQFVDGAAVNRAGKNPFAALSAAGDMVSLTTVDEGAVCTAMLDLYQNEGIIAEPAGALSVAGLLEADVTPGSVVVCLISGGNNDVSRYGEVLERSLVHLGLKHYFLVDFPQEPGALRRFLDEVLGPNDDITLFEYVKRNNRETGEALVGVELGSAAGLEGLLERMRSSECHVEALEPGSPAYRYLT